One segment of Triticum aestivum cultivar Chinese Spring chromosome 2A, IWGSC CS RefSeq v2.1, whole genome shotgun sequence DNA contains the following:
- the LOC123189206 gene encoding probable helicase MAGATAMA 3 isoform X4 gives MSRDMPAFLQFVEGVTPTAYAFAIVEQRGGKGTISLRTFVAGEIKNLNVANPVKSSRLERITSILSTSGSFLSILKICSLSTILREYSAMHSVASLPFKDLIFSASEKNKDGDDQNRAWNVPGPLMEYLKTNLNDSQLDAVNAGLSRRSFVLIQGPPGTGKTQTILGLLSAVLHSTPARMQTKGGFNVQKHGSELDTESKLANWMKASPWLIGANPRDLIMPVDGDDGFYPTGNELKPEVISSSRKYRAHVLVCAPSNSALDEIVLHVLQTGIRDENNNTYNPKIVRIGLKAHHSVKAVSMDHLIQQKLSGVDRSSDGRRSGAGEYDRIRASILDEAAIVFSTLSFSGSAILTRMTRAFDVVIIDEAAQAVEPATLVPLVHGCRQVFLVGDPVQLPATVISSTAQELGYGTSLFKRFQAAGFPVQMLKIQYRMHPEISIFPSKEFYEGILQDGEGLNKKRPWHSYSCFGPFCFFDIDEVESKPSGTGSWVNEDEVEFITLLYHQLATHYPELKSSSLVAVISPYKHQVKLLKDHFRSTFGDQSKEVIDVNTVDGFQGREKEVVIFSCVRCNKEQNIGFVSDFRRMNVAITRARSAVLVIGSASTLQQDKHWNNLVESAKERGRYFKVSKPFTMFFAEDKFKTMKVERLAPDTRFSQAIEAINEVVARQEVMDADDAGDQADGDDYDAMEADDGGGDD, from the exons ATGAGTCGGGATATGCCTGCATTTTTGCAGTTTGTGGAGGGAGTCACTCCCACTGCATATGCCTTTGCCATAGTGGAACAGCGGGGTGGTAAAGGCACAATCTCTCTTAGAACATTTGTGGCAGGGGAAATAAaaaatctgaatgttgcaaaccctgTGAAGTCTTCAAGACTAGAGCGCATTACTTCCATTCTCTCAACATCAGGAAGCTTTCTGTCGATTTTAAAG ATATGCAGCCTGTCTACTATACTGCGAGAGTACTCTGCGATGCACTCTGTAGCTTCACTTCCTTTTAAGGATTTGATCTTTTCAGCATCTGAGAAGAATAAAGATGGAGATGATCAAAATCGTGCTTGGAATGTCCCTGGGCCACTTATGGAGTACCTGAAAACAAACCTTAATGATTCACAGCTAGATGCAGTTAAT GCAGGTCTTTCTCGCAGATCCTTTGTCCTTATTCAG GGCCCTCCAGGAACCGGAAAAACACAAACTATTCTTGGACTTCTCAGTGCTGTTCTCCATTCCACTCCAGCCAGAATGCAGACCAA AGGAGGGTTCAATGTTCAAAAGCATGGGTCTGAGCTGGACACTGAGAGCAA GCTTGCAAACTGGATGAAAGCATCTCCTTGGCTGATTGGTGCAAATCCTCGAGATTTGATTATGCctgttgatggtgatgatggttTTTATCCTACTGGGAATGAGCTG AAACCTGAAGTCATAAGTTCCAGTCGCAAGTATCGGGCCCATGTGTTGGTTTGCGCTCCATCCAACTCAGCACTTGATGAGATTGTATTGCATGTTCTTCAAACAG GAATACGTGATGAAAATAACAACACTTACAATCCCAAGATTGTGCGTATTGGATTAAAGGCACATCATTCTGTCAAAGCAGTTTCCATGGATCATCTT ATACAACAAAAACTTTCTGGTGTGGATCGCTCATCAGATGGCAGGAGAAGTGGAGCTGGTGAATATGATCGAATTAGAGCTTCTATTCTTGACGAAGCAGCTATT GTATTTTCTACCCTGAGTTTCAGTGGATCAGCCATTCTCACCAGGATGACTCGTGCTTTTGATGTTGTTATAATTGATGAAGCCGCGCAAGCT GTAGAACCAGCGACTCTTGTACCCCTGGTTCATGGATGCAGACAAGTTTTTCTT GTTGGCGACCCAGTTCAGTTGCCAGCAACTGTAATTTCATCGACTGCTCAGGAGTTAGG GTATGGAACAAGTTTGTTCAAGAGATTTCAAGCTGCTGGTTTTCCTGTGCAAATGCTCAAAATTCAGTATCGTATGCACCCAGAG ATCAGTATATTCCCTTCAAAAGAATTCTACGAAGGCATCCTACAAGATGGGGAGGGACTCAACAAAAAACGTCCATGGCATTCCTACAGCTGCTTTGGACCATTTTGCTTCTTTGATATCGATGAGGTTGAATCCAAGCCGTCTGGAACTGGTTCATGGGTGAACGAGGATGAAGTGGAATTCATAACCCTCCTATATCACCAATTGGCCACACACTATCCAGAACTCAAATCCAGTTCCCTAGTAGCTGTTATATCACCATACAAGCATCAGGTGAAACTCTTGAAGGACCATTTTCGGTCGACCTTCGGCGATCAATCTAAGGAAGTTATAGATGTAAACACTGTTGATGGATTCCAG GGTCGTGAAAAGGAAGTTGTCATTTTTTCATGTGTTAGATGCAATAAGGAGCAAAATATTGGTTTTGTTTCTGATTTCCGACGAATGAATGTTGCCATCACCAGAGCTAGGTCTGCTGTACTA GTCATTGGCTCTGCTTCAACATTGCAGCAAGATAAACACTGGAACAACCTTGTTGAGAGTGCCAAAGAGCGAGGGCGCTATTTCAAG GTTTCGAAGCCATTCACCATGTTCTTTGCTGAGGATAAGTTCAAAACCATGAAGGTGGAAAGACTTGCTCCAGACACAAGGTTCTCTCAGGCAATAGAAGCAATTAACGAAGTTGTTGCAAGGCAAGAAGTCATGGATGCCGATGATGCTGGTGACCAAGCGGATGGAGACGATTATGATGCCATGGAGGCTGacgatggaggtggtgatgattaA